A genomic region of Podarcis raffonei isolate rPodRaf1 chromosome 13, rPodRaf1.pri, whole genome shotgun sequence contains the following coding sequences:
- the LOC128399545 gene encoding zinc finger and SCAN domain-containing protein 31-like isoform X2, which translates to MAATQEVPPPALGLHFLYPLEDTLPPRVKMEEPGPPCPEAGWEWDAAGKAPLVVQAGTISDLLRWATPPQVRSDPIPQLWEVQCQEMVQTPVAVPPPPPAWGNLQLPELAPVDDIEAYLSSFERAAETCQWPRGEWVTRLMPALSGKGQPPHNGLDARSSRGDHRKSKSSSLRGEAGPSVEMQRQRFRQFRYQDSEGPREACRRLRELCRRWLKPESRTKEQILELLILEQFLTILPQEIQNWVWERGPETCAQAVALVEGYQMGRREAGMWEQQVTVRVKVEQVSPQEMILPGAPWEPPAPLLPHLDCLSSTEVTLNQPPLIPALKMPCIPKQEPRGLQETGALMVNGSREENPLQGGAMEVEPPRVFPSGNSQENVAAENRGGERASQPREERCGETGENPASCPVPSGASHPAGKPLHRCSECGKTFSRNSHLLTHQRIHTGEKPHQCPQCGKCFGHTSQLTRHQRTHASERPFRCAQCSRSFYQSSELTRHRASHARERPYGCSQCGKKFRWSSDLIRHQITHTGERPYKCPECGKKFGQNSHLVRHRRTHTT; encoded by the exons ATGGCCGCCACACAGGAAGTGCCTCCTCCGGCGCTGGGCCTCCATTTTTTGTACCCGTTAGAAGACACGCTGCCGCCGCGGGTGAAGATGGAGGAACCTGGTCCTCCGTGCCCCGAAGCAGGGTGGGAATGGGACGCCGCAGGAAAGGCCCCCCTCGTCGTCCAGGCTGGCACCATTAGCGATTTACTGAGGTGGGCAACCCCTCCTCAGGTGAGAAGCGACCCCATCCCGCAGCTGTGGGAGGTTCAGTGCCAGGAGATGGTGCAGACCCCCGTGGCAGTGCCGCCCCCGCCACCTGCCTGGGGGAACCTCCAGCTCCCCGAGCTGGCGCCTGTGGACGACATCGAGGCCTACCTGTCGTCCTTCGAGAGGGCGGCCGAAACCTGCCAGTGGCCGAGGGGTGAGTGGGTGACCCGCCTCATGCCGGCCCTCAGCGGGAAAGGCCAACCGCCCCACAACGGCCTGGACGCCAGGAGCAGCCGGGGTGACCACAGGAAGTCGAAGTCCTCCAGCCTGCGAGGGGAGGCCGGGCCCAGCGTGGAGATGCAGCGCCAGCGCTTCCGGCAGTTCCGCTACCAGgactcagaaggccctcgggaggcTTGCCGGAGGCTGAGGGAGCTCTGTCGCCGCTGGCTGAAGCCCGAGAGCCGCACtaaggagcagatcctggagctgctgatcctggagcagttcctgaccaTCTTGCCCCAGGAGATCCAGAACTGGGTGTGGGAGCGAGGCCCAGAGACGTGTGCCCAGGCGGTGGCACTAGTGGAAGGCTACCAGATGGGACGGCGAGAGGCAGGCATGTGGGAGCAACAG GTTACAGTACGGGTGAAAGTTGAGCAGGTAAGCCCGCAAGAGATGATTCTGCCCGGAGCGCCATGGGAACCTCCTGCCCCACTGCTGCCCCATCTCGACTGCTTATCCTCAACAGAAGTAACACTAAACCAGCCTCCCCTCATCCCTGCTCTCAAGATGCCCTGCATCCCCAAACAGGAGCCCCGAGGACTTCAGGAAACAG GTGCCCTGATGGTAAACGGGAGCCGAGAGGAGaaccctctgcagggaggtgccATGGAAGTGGAGCCTCCCAGGGTGTTTCCGTCCGGGAATTCCCAGGAGAATGTGGCGGCTGAAAACCGTGGCGGCGAGAGAGCCAGCCAGCCTCGCGAAGAGAGGTGCGGTGAAACGGGAGAGAATCCGGCTTCGTGCCCCGTCCCCAGTGGAGCATCCCACCCGGCAGGAAAGCCCCTCCACCGGTGCTCAGAATGCGGGAAAACGTTCAGCCGCAACTCGCACCTGCTCAcccaccagagaatccacacaggggaaaaGCCCCACCAGTGTCCCCAGTGCGGCAAGTGCTTCGGCCACACCTCCCAGCTGACCCGGCACCAGAGGACCCACGCCTCGGAAAGACCCTTCCGCTGCGCCCAGTGCAGCCGGAGCTTTTACCAGAGCTCGGAGCTGACCAGGCACCGAGCGTCCCACGCCAGAGAACGCCCTTACGGGTGCAGCCAATGCGGCAAGAAGTTCCGCTGGAGCTCCGACCTCATCCGCCACCAGATCACCCACACGGGGGAGAGACCGTACAAATGCCCTGAGTGCGGGAAGAAGTTCGGGCAGAACTCGCACCTCGTTCGGCATCGGAGAACCCACACGACTTAG
- the LOC128399545 gene encoding zinc finger protein 500-like isoform X1: MAATQEVPPPALGLHFLYPLEDTLPPRVKMEEPGPPCPEAGWEWDAAGKAPLVVQAGTISDLLRWATPPQVRSDPIPQLWEVQCQEMVQTPVAVPPPPPAWGNLQLPELAPVDDIEAYLSSFERAAETCQWPRGEWVTRLMPALSGKGQPPHNGLDARSSRGDHRKSKSSSLRGEAGPSVEMQRQRFRQFRYQDSEGPREACRRLRELCRRWLKPESRTKEQILELLILEQFLTILPQEIQNWVWERGPETCAQAVALVEGYQMGRREAGMWEQQVTVRVKVEQVSPQEMILPGAPWEPPAPLLPHLDCLSSTEVTLNQPPLIPALKMPCIPKQEPRGLQETAGALMVNGSREENPLQGGAMEVEPPRVFPSGNSQENVAAENRGGERASQPREERCGETGENPASCPVPSGASHPAGKPLHRCSECGKTFSRNSHLLTHQRIHTGEKPHQCPQCGKCFGHTSQLTRHQRTHASERPFRCAQCSRSFYQSSELTRHRASHARERPYGCSQCGKKFRWSSDLIRHQITHTGERPYKCPECGKKFGQNSHLVRHRRTHTT, from the exons ATGGCCGCCACACAGGAAGTGCCTCCTCCGGCGCTGGGCCTCCATTTTTTGTACCCGTTAGAAGACACGCTGCCGCCGCGGGTGAAGATGGAGGAACCTGGTCCTCCGTGCCCCGAAGCAGGGTGGGAATGGGACGCCGCAGGAAAGGCCCCCCTCGTCGTCCAGGCTGGCACCATTAGCGATTTACTGAGGTGGGCAACCCCTCCTCAGGTGAGAAGCGACCCCATCCCGCAGCTGTGGGAGGTTCAGTGCCAGGAGATGGTGCAGACCCCCGTGGCAGTGCCGCCCCCGCCACCTGCCTGGGGGAACCTCCAGCTCCCCGAGCTGGCGCCTGTGGACGACATCGAGGCCTACCTGTCGTCCTTCGAGAGGGCGGCCGAAACCTGCCAGTGGCCGAGGGGTGAGTGGGTGACCCGCCTCATGCCGGCCCTCAGCGGGAAAGGCCAACCGCCCCACAACGGCCTGGACGCCAGGAGCAGCCGGGGTGACCACAGGAAGTCGAAGTCCTCCAGCCTGCGAGGGGAGGCCGGGCCCAGCGTGGAGATGCAGCGCCAGCGCTTCCGGCAGTTCCGCTACCAGgactcagaaggccctcgggaggcTTGCCGGAGGCTGAGGGAGCTCTGTCGCCGCTGGCTGAAGCCCGAGAGCCGCACtaaggagcagatcctggagctgctgatcctggagcagttcctgaccaTCTTGCCCCAGGAGATCCAGAACTGGGTGTGGGAGCGAGGCCCAGAGACGTGTGCCCAGGCGGTGGCACTAGTGGAAGGCTACCAGATGGGACGGCGAGAGGCAGGCATGTGGGAGCAACAG GTTACAGTACGGGTGAAAGTTGAGCAGGTAAGCCCGCAAGAGATGATTCTGCCCGGAGCGCCATGGGAACCTCCTGCCCCACTGCTGCCCCATCTCGACTGCTTATCCTCAACAGAAGTAACACTAAACCAGCCTCCCCTCATCCCTGCTCTCAAGATGCCCTGCATCCCCAAACAGGAGCCCCGAGGACTTCAGGAAACAG CAGGTGCCCTGATGGTAAACGGGAGCCGAGAGGAGaaccctctgcagggaggtgccATGGAAGTGGAGCCTCCCAGGGTGTTTCCGTCCGGGAATTCCCAGGAGAATGTGGCGGCTGAAAACCGTGGCGGCGAGAGAGCCAGCCAGCCTCGCGAAGAGAGGTGCGGTGAAACGGGAGAGAATCCGGCTTCGTGCCCCGTCCCCAGTGGAGCATCCCACCCGGCAGGAAAGCCCCTCCACCGGTGCTCAGAATGCGGGAAAACGTTCAGCCGCAACTCGCACCTGCTCAcccaccagagaatccacacaggggaaaaGCCCCACCAGTGTCCCCAGTGCGGCAAGTGCTTCGGCCACACCTCCCAGCTGACCCGGCACCAGAGGACCCACGCCTCGGAAAGACCCTTCCGCTGCGCCCAGTGCAGCCGGAGCTTTTACCAGAGCTCGGAGCTGACCAGGCACCGAGCGTCCCACGCCAGAGAACGCCCTTACGGGTGCAGCCAATGCGGCAAGAAGTTCCGCTGGAGCTCCGACCTCATCCGCCACCAGATCACCCACACGGGGGAGAGACCGTACAAATGCCCTGAGTGCGGGAAGAAGTTCGGGCAGAACTCGCACCTCGTTCGGCATCGGAGAACCCACACGACTTAG